GAAAATCTTCTTTTCCCCGTTGGCCACATGTTCTTCAAAGCGCCGTCCCACCTGCGCCACAGGCAGCGTGACGGCGTCCGCCACCTCGCCGGGGTCCACCAGCCGGTAGAACTGGTCCTCCAGTTCCTGGAGCTTCTGCTTCCTCTGGCTGACCTTGTCCCGCTCCAGCTGGTCCCGCTCGGCCCTCTCGGAGAGGGAGTAGGGCGGCGCTCGGGGGGCCTCGGCGGGCTCGGCCCGCTCGACGGGGCGCTCCGCTCGGAGCGCCCCGTCGCCGCGGTGCTCCAGGCAGAAGGACTTGAAGCGGACCTCGTCGTTCTCGGCCAGGATGGTCCTCATTTCCAGGCCGTGGTCGAAGGCGCAGGTCACGTGGAAGGCCACAACGCAAGAGGGCGTGGAACACTGCCCAGGCGAAGAGACACGGCTTATGTTTCGGGACAATAACGGGGCCGTCCGTCTCACGGTCGCCAAAGCGCGGCGGCCACGGCCTACCTGTATGCAGGTTCCGGCGTGTTCTCGACACAGGCTGCAGGACAGGGCCCAGCGGCTGGCCGGAATGTGGGACACCTTGGTGATGGGCTCCATCTTCTCCGGGCAGCCGATGCTCACCTAGTACACAAAGATGGTTTTTAgtccccctttttttgctttgttcccGAGGGGACTTGAGCCGGATCTCACCTCGGGGATCCATAAGGCACAGCTGACGTGGACCCACTTGGTTCCACTGCGGGTGGGCTTGAGGGCGCCGCCCCGCTTGGGGCACAGCAGACACTTGGGCTGCACGCCCAGGGCGCACGTCCGACAAAGCCAGTTGCCCTGCGGGACCTTCAGGATGCCGTAGCAGGCCTGGGAACGGAGACGGCGGCGGTCAGCGGAGGTCCCGGTGGCCATTTGCGCTCCACCCACCTGGTGCACGCAGACGTTGCACTTGTCGCAAAAGACCATCTCGTTGCCGTCCTCGCCCTCGGGCGAGCGGCACACGTCGCAGACCACGTCCTCGTCGTACTCGATGCCCAAGCCCTCCTCGGCCTCGATGGCCTGCCGCATCTTCTCCTCGCAGGCGCGCTCCAGCTCCACCAGGACGCGCTCCATGCTCAGCTCGTCCAGTTCGGGCAGCGCTGATGCCGGAGGACGCCATTATGTAGTCGTCCGCTCTCTCTCGAGACAATGAGCCGCCACGGAAACTCACCCATCTGCGCAAACTCCAGATTGGCCAGTCCCAACCAGGCCACGTCCGTGTCGTCCAGGTCGTAGCAGCTGTACGCTTGGACGGACGGGGGACACCGgtcgtcgtcttcgtcgtccTCGCGGGATGTCCCTAATATGGACTCGGGCAGTGACCTGCAAAAAGAGGAACGAGTCAgttctctgcaaaaaaaaaaaaaaaaatgtcccgcTTTGAGGAAGTAACTAATGATGGGGTTCCTCCATGGGACTGTCCACGTTGACCCCAAATCAAAGTCTTTGTGTCCAATTTGTTTGGAGAGGGAGCGCTTGATTTCAAAGTCACACAGCCATCAAAGTGGAGCCCGACCCGGTGAAAGTGTGTCAGAGGAGCGGTCGCGGGAACGTCCTCCGGGCGCTGTCTGCTCCGCCAGAGCGGGAAAGGGGGTCAGGAACTCGGCGCGACCCCGCCGCTGACGCTTATGGCGCGTGACGCAAGCCACTCACGCTGGGAAAATACACGCATTATTGTCCTTCTGAAAAACTCCCATTTGGCCCATTCAAAGGTTTCCACCCTTAAAGAAGCAGCCAAAAAAGGACAACTcatcaaaagggattggacattttgaaaatgaaagctGGCCACTTTCAATCAGAGTCAAAGCAGGCCACAATCAAATGGGCCCCATGAGCGAGCGCCGTGCTATTAAAACACGCTTTAACCGCTTCTTTGATGAGAACAAATAAACAGACGGACGCACGGATCTAATACAGGGATGAGATCATGATTAAATAACAAGGCAAACGGATACCTcggcacacacacacgaccagaTGAGAGTGTTACGTAAGGCCGCAAAGAGGACCCAACGCTTCGCCGGTCGTCGTCGTCTTTCTGAACTGGGAAGCAACAAAAAATGTCCACTTTGAGGAACACCTTAGTGGCAGCCAGCCCCCTCCAAAAAAGCGCTTTTATGCGCTCTTATGAATTTATGCCTTCATTAAAAGTGCGGCGCAGACGCACGAAAGCAAATATCAAGCTCGCCAGCCCATAAATCAACAGCGGATGGtaaaaaaaggagagagaaaaaaaaggaaggagagCCATTAGAAGATGTCTTTGCCAAATGCAGAGCAAAGACTGAAAAATGACACACGCAAAAACCGCAGATGAACTCAATCATTTTTGCAGGAATGCTATTTCTCACTCATTGGATTCATTCAATTGTAACACGATGATGAGCTTGCATTATTACACAAATGTTGGAAAAAACAATGAGTTCATTAGCTTGCGTTTTAAAAAAGATTGTTGCATTCCTCCGCTTATTGTCTTATTAACATTTCAGTAGCGGAAATATCGGGACAAAATTCCAGTGGTATTGGCATTACCACTTGAAAGTGAATTCTTTCCAACGCTTGGCCGCAGTGTCGCAGAAAAGAATGAAAGGCCAGACATTGCGGAAAGATGAGCCGTTGGGAAAATCAACTGAAAAAACACTTGATTAACGACACTAAaagtaaaagtgtgtgtgtgtgttatggtGTCATTATTGGAATAGCTCGGTGGCTGGCGCAGTCTGGCTGAGAAAAGGCGGCTGCCCCTTTCTTCCCCATAATCCCCCTTTTATACCCCAACCTATCAGACGGGCCCCCTCCCGTCTGCCTCCATTTGTGTGGACGCCAACTGTCTCGCTCTCACAGCTAGGGGAGCGAACACTCACTCGCACAGCAAGGAAGGCCTTCGGAAACTAACTCTTTTGCCCCCGaccctcataaaaaaaaaatcaatacaaatcaACATACACACCAcgttgtctaaaaaaaaaaaaacggcatccGCCAACAAGTTTGAGCAACGGATAGggcaaaaattgtaaaataacaTATCCATAAAATATTCTCCCGTCATATTCCGAGCGGGGCCACGGGAATTTACATTGAGCGGCCATTTGGTGCGCTCCACTGAGCCTGTTGTCATGGATATGGCCGCGCTTTATTAACACGGCTACTCTAAAGGAGCTGCTGCTGCCTGCCTGCGCCAAAATAATCTTTGACAAAAGGgtgaggagggagagagagagagagagagaggaaggaaAGGGGGGGGGTGAATGCGGCCACGGTTTTGGGCAAAGCGGACCGCCAGGAATGTTTTCATTCGCTCGAGGAATGAGACCAAAAAAAGTGGGAGGAGTGGGCGGAAGTAGCGCGCCGTCCACTGCGTTTGTCCTCATGGACGACGATGGGCGTCCATTCCCGAGGCGCGATACTTCAACGAGTTGAAAGGTATCTTTGGTTGACGACGTTTGTGGAAAGGCCATGGAAAGGCCGTGGAAAGGCCGTGGAAAGGCCGTGGCCTACTACTGCCCGCCCATccttggctgggatgggctccggcaccctccctATTTTGGTGAGGATGAGCGGCGGGGGGGGACCCCCGTTCTAGGTGTGCAGCAGTACTCAGCTGCACATTTTCTTAGGCAATGTGTCAGGCGGATGTGGCGAGAAGCGCCAGAAAGGGTGGCGGCCGtgtggctgaaaaaaaaacccagaaacaTTTCCGTGGAGCCAACATAACTACCCACAATGCAGTGGTTCGCTCAAGTGGCAAGCACTTTTGTCTGGGTGGGGACAAGCAAGCCTCAGCTGACTGGGCCAACGTCCCCAAAAGATTcaaaaaaaggcagtttttgtgtttttcccccctctgaCTGCAATCCAGTTTGAGGCGCAAAAGTATTTTCCTCCTTCTCAATTTTTCTTACCCGGCCACGGCCAGTGACATCACCACTAAAAACTcttggagtggaaaaaaaaaaaagaaaaacgttgCGCCTGGCTTTTGACAAAGTGctcttcactttttttccctttttctctcCCCGAGTGGAACGCAAAGTCAAGATTGAACGGGGCTCTGCGTAAAACGGATCATTTTGATAAGAGAGGAATCCCGTTTGGGTTAAGAAGCCCCCCCGGCCACCCCCCCACGGCCATTTGTTCTTACTTGACCACGGGTCGAGGGATGGCCTCCAGGTTGGCGGGCACCTGCACGCCTTTCTCCCACTCTTGGCGCCAAGGGTCGGACAGCACGTAGAAGTCATCGACGCCCAACTGCGCCGAGTCGGGGAGCTTCATGGCCGTGATCAAATCCGTGCGAAACACCTGAAACAAAAGCCACAGAGAATGATTACCTTATGATGGATTTCCCGATTTGTTATGGCGACATTTTGCGACATTTGGCGACATTTGGCGGCGGCTGAGCCGCGCCTCTATTTTTAAACGGCGCTCCAAGCACGCCTTTCTGCCAAATGAAAAAGCGGCGGTCACGGTCAGTGGGAAGCATCCGACCGGGACACGTCGGGGCCGGAAGTACGCCGTCAAGTCAATCGTGCGCGGCCACAAAACAAACGTGAACTTTCCGCCATTGGACGGCCCGTCTCGGATTGATCCAGGCGCGCAACACGTGACGGGCACGGCGGGTGACACGCCCACGCCAACGCGTGTTTCCGGCAgcctgtgcgtgcgtgtgtgtgtgtttggcctAAGTGGCTGGCTACACAGTGCTGAGTCACTTTCCAGCGGAGCACGGTGACAAAGTGCTTTTAAAGGCCAGCTGacatcgcacacacacacgtagacAGACGCCCCGAAAGCACTTTATGAGGCCGGAAAAATAACATGTTTGAAACACGCCACAATTGTCAGTCACTTGAAAGCCCCTCTGCTATATTTCAACCTTTAGGAGAGTGAGCATTTTAGGCCCAGAAGAAAGCCCTGTTGTCCACAAAAGTGAAAtgaaattttatatatatttgctcaACACATTTCATGCTACCAAAATAAAAAGGGTCCCAAGGGAGCAAAACttgctaaataataataataattaaaaaaaaggaaaacacgtTGTAGCTGGTCTTTTTTGCGACTGGAAATAGCGACGACACGAGCCGACGCGAGTTTTCACCTGGCAAAATGTTCTTAGGAGGAAGGATGTGGACGCCCGATCGCCATGGCGACCTAACAGCACGTCAGAGCAGATGTCGCCACTCAGACGGAGGAAGCTAATTTTAGCACCAGGAGCTTGAAAGGGCCCACGAGAgaggtgtgtgtgagtgtgtgtgagtgtgtgtgtatctgtgcgtatccgtgtgtgtgtgtgtgtgtgtgtgtgtgtgtgtgtgtgtgtgtgtgtgtgtgtgtgtgtgtgtatccgtgtgtgagtgtgtgtgtgtgagaaagatgaaaaagctGATATTAATGGCCGTGGCTGAAAAAGCACAGCGGCTTTCCTGCCAATCCCTTATCCAAAAGATTCCAAGCGCAGCTTAAAAGAGACATTTAAAAGAGTCCATGTCCTTTGAACGCAAGGCTCAAATTTGGAAGCGCTCCTTTAAGTGGTTCGTCCCTTACGGTGGCCGGCCGCCGCCAAAAGAAGCCAAAGAGAGCAACTTTTCATTTAGTTTCACCATTATTTTGACGAGGATGACTTTTAGCAAGTCATTGACCCCGATATCATCTTGAATCCCTCATTTGAAAAGGGAACGTGGAAATCATTTCTTTTGAACGGCGCCTGCATGAATGGGATTTCCTCAGCGGCCGGGACGGCAATGGAAATGTCGCTTCCTGCAACGGATGGCGctgctttttaaaaagatgCCAAATGGAGCGTCTCAAAAGAAAATATTACGCGCACAAATGAACGGCGCACCTGCCACGGCGCGTCAGCTTGATGGCTAACCCAAGTTCAGGCGGGGCTagccaaccccccaaaaataggaATTATTTTCACAATGCTCATTTTTGCCAAACGGTTCTtgatttcaaaagtttggacTCGGAAGTGTAGCTTCACTTTTTAGTGAAGTGGAGAGCCGCCCTTCTGAGAATGGAATATACTCCACAGCATAATTATGAAAATGAAGGCGCTGAGAGGAAACCAGGAACGTGCTCTGAAAacctacaaagaaaaaaagtgggtcACCGAGAAAGACGCAGACTTGAGCGGCCAGCCCCACAAAGCAGCCCCTTCTTCTCCATTCCCTTCTTGGGGGGgcacatccacccatccacccatctatccatccatccaggcGCTAACAAACATTTGCTAAGAAGATGTGCGCCACTGGTGGAAAGCCagccattcaaaaaaatatttatacataaaGCAATCAAAAGTCCCGTTGAACTCATAGCCATccgatccattttgattgggcgCCTTAAGaccatttttcatcatttgtttttatctgtCAACCTGTGAAAATGCCAAATTTGCTCACCTCCGAATGCTTCTTGTGCGGATGGCGTACCCAGGTGATGCTGGTTCCCGCGTTCTTGGAAGACCTGGACCATGACGTCACCTGACCTGAGACCATCCCaccggaggaagaaaaaaaaaaatcaacacatggAATTCAACCAACTGACTCCCATTCATAAAACTGGGTTTGAAAGGCGGCGGCTTTGACACTTTTGCCTCATTTCCACCCAATGACTTCCGCCTTGGAAGTGGCAACCTTCCAAAATAAAACCCTTCCTGTGCAAACACATGCGGTTTGTGGGCAACCAGTAGAACGAGGGTGATGCAGCACGGAAGGAAAATATGTTGAGTGGgaggcaacacacacacacacgcacgcacgcgcacatGCACAGGCTGCTAATGATCACCTCACACATACGAATCCCGTCTCCATTAAAGTCACGCTCTCGTCTTTTCATAGAAATGAATCTTCCACTTAAGGATGCCGTCAAAGTATAAAATGTGCGTGCAAAAGAGACGCCGCCAACGTGTTAAGTGGAAAGAAAAGAGCGTCGAGGTTAGCTATGAAAAGGGGAAACCTCAAAAAGCCTCTGTTCTTCTTCACAGGACACTCAAAAGATGGACAAGAAAAAATATCTTGCCTCCAATGTACAATGAATGGATCAAGTCGAGCTGCAACTTAAAACTAGCCGGCGTAAAATAAAGAAAGATGCAATATTTTTGCTTGGGTGTACATTTAAAGGTGTAGACGCATGTAGTGTGTCACGGGGCGACCGTTTTCAACGCAATTCTGCTCCgctgacaaaaacaaacttaCTGTCGGTGGTGTCGGAGTCGTTGCTGCTGCTGGAGTAtttcctcctcttggtgtcgcTCTCCATCTAACACGCAAATGCCCAGATGAGACCAaaggagagaagaaaaacaaaaacatcattggTCAAACTATTGCCAAgtgcaaaatacatttaaagtacaTGGCAATTTATCAGAGTCAGTCGGAAAAAAAGTTGGCGCATCGCTGATTGGCGTGCGACGGGGACGGAATTAACTCCTCCCCAAAGACAAAATGAGCCGTCCTGCCCAAAGTACAAAATGTTTCGGGGCAAATGGGAAGCGGAAATGAATGCTATGCCAAAACTATGTggtactatgtactatgtatgTATCCTAGAGAGTCATCCGTCATCCAGGCGTGacgccccccctccccctcccccaatTCTCTGCCCCTCCCCTTCCCATCCCTCTTCCTCAGCACACCACGCGGTGGTCCTTACCCCCGTTTCGGCCCAATCGGCGCCCGCTACGTGAGAACGTCACGCCCACTGCGTACACGTGAGTCCTATGTGATGGCGAGATGAAAAACACGAATACTTGTAAACAAAATTCCGCCACACAGGACCCCCGGCGAGGGAGGGGGGCTTAAGGAGGGGggtctaacacacacacacacacgatgaCTCATTTCCGGTTTTATATGCCGGAAGGGGctcgtgtgtatttgtgtgtgatgCTGAAGGGAAAAGGGGGCCGAGGTGGCGATGaaatggggggtgggggggggggggtcgtcaCGTCACAAACAGGAACATTTAACAAGCGCCTAGCCATTGGTGTCAAACctaaggcccgcgggccgaaaGCGGTCCGCTGGAGGTACCCATCCGGCCCACCACTAACTCCTTCAGTGTACAAACACAATCAAATGCCTTATTTTGGGGGAACGCGGGTACCGTAAAACATGATTTTGTGAGTCGTGCAATCGAATAGGTGGGTGCACGCGGTCACATTatctctagcaccccctgcagtCAAAGCGGCGTCGTCCGTGAGTTAACGAGGAGCCTCAAAATGCTACAAAACAAACATGAAACAGCCTGCCAATGCCCACCCCCCAGAAGGTGGTCCTCCTTTGCTCTAGCCGGCATAATACATGAATACATTGTTCCCATTCCTCCCAggccaaacggattggacgtctatccagCGACTTAACTATGGAAGCGGTGCGTTTTATGGAAATGGGAAAGGTGCTGCAGTTATTTGCACGTCAGAAGTGGGGGTAAACGCCCCCCACTCGCAAACCCCacaacgcccccccccccttccccttcCTCCCCTTCCTCATCCTCCAATGCCTGCTAGATCTGCACAGCACGAAGCAGCAGCAGGAGGAGAAGGCGGAGGTGTGGGTACAGGGCTTGCTCTAATTCCTAGATGTGTGTGTATCTATCTGTGTACCTTTGTGTGTGTGACGGCATGCTCTGCCTTCCTAAATGCAGAActgcaccccccacgacccccccaccccccgacTCCTCCCCCCTCGGTGTTAAGAAACCTGCAATTCCTCCGAGGACTGTGAAGGTGTACTCCCCACTGCGCATGCGTACCGCATCCGTGTCACTATGTGCCAAGTTTGTAGTTGCTGCCAATCGTGCACAGTTTGTTGCCATTTCACCCCGACAAAAAATAACACTTGCCGACCAGCGCATGCGTATTAACGACATCTGCTCGTCCTCTTTAAATGTGTTGCTTCCatcacgcacacacgcacgcacactttGACTCACAGAAATGGCACCGGGATGCCATCAGAACCACCAAGTGGACCTCTACAGCTCGCCACGGTGTCACAATATGTCCTTTAAAGGGATTACCGCTGTGATTAATGCTAAAAGGTTGCACGGGAATCACCAAAAGCGCCTCATCACTGCATCCCATTTCAGATGATTCATTCGCTAAACATTCTGTCATCAGATTCCGTCACATGTTACATACGACTGTACTCGTTGTGCTTTCGTTTGCGCTGCCCACGCGTGCACTTCCACTTTAAATGTGACCATTTCCACCACTCAAAGTTGACGCGGACATTTCCCACTGCTGCGTTCGAACGCAGATCTCATGACGGCCGGCCATCCAATGGACTTTCGTGATACTATTTACAATACACCTTAGTCATAAACGGCTGCTTACCTCGTTGTTCTGGGGAGGGGGTCCCAGCGATCAGGAGAGCGTCGAGATGCAAGCACATGTAAATGTTGTTCCTCTGGGTTAACTTCCACGTTGGGTTGACAGGACCCAGCCCCCTTCCCTTCCCTTCCCTCCCACCCACCTTGACAGTTtagatgaagaaaataaatatggcCAAAGCAAAAAGCAGAGGCCAAGAAGGATTCCAAATAAAATCCCGAAAAGGGGGCTGCGATGGAGTCAGGAGCGGTTCACGGAGACGAAGGACCGGGGTGTCGCCTCCGCCGCAGCCGCCGGTCAGTGCGCACTGAGCGGCTTGGCGTGCACAACATGCCGCTCACCGGGGGGGAAAAGCATGtcgcattattattattttccccttCTTCTTGGGCGAGCGTCAAAAACGGCTCGGTAAAACAGATGATAGGTTTCCAGTTTGTTTCGCAACCCTGCAcctctcctccacctcctcctcctcctcctcctttttcttcttcttcttcttcttcttcttccaaaaTACACTACCAGGCTACTACCACTACCTCCTCGTCCGTCTCTAGCCGGGCCGAACGGTGCTGGACGCCGCTGTGCATGAGACAAACGTTCCGTCCCTGCGTCCGGCAAAGCTTGcacgctcctcctcctctcttcgcttttttgtttttatttttttaagagagaGGCCAAACAAACGGGGAAGAGGAATGGAGCAGTGGAGCCTCAGCTTGAAAACTCTTTTGGCGCCATATTTATGGCGTACTTTGAATTGAGTAGCACGGTTACTGCACTTCCTCGTTGCAGCCAATGATGAGACACCACCGCCCCCTGCGGGACAGTGACGATACTTCAGCAACTGTGCACGTCATTCTGTACAGGACGGTGGTACAAAATGTACCATCATTCTGAcatatttatataattaaatCTTAGGCTAGGGTGGTCTTTCTAtctattttaaatgataaataacacataaatacacatgaatttgtattttgacttaatattttgattgaaaaaaatgataaaatgtcaatatagTATATCCGCGTTTTAGACACACAAAACAGGATTTATCGTGAATATCTGCATCAAGATTGCAAAACACTGAATATCCCTTGATTTGTACAGGTCTTGACACAATTATCTTTGCCCCTTTCTTCTTACAAAAAACAGTGTAGAGTTTTATCACCATTGTATGCATATCTCTCTCAATCCTCTGATCTTTTACGTGTGACATAAAACACAGTCATAGCTAATGTGTTGTCAAAGTGCGTATTTCACCTTGCCAAAGGACAAACCCGGACGGTAGAATTCAATGTTCCTTCTGTGATTATCATCGACATGCGCTGCTAATTACAAGGGGCGTAATTGGCATTCAGAGGACGTTTCGGTGTGAATTTAAACTCGACCGACACCTCAATTGTCGTGCGTAGTTCATCATCGTTTCAGCGTTGCCTCGATGGAATTTTAGCAGCCTTGCAGTACTGTCCCCCATCGCTAAACGTCGCTGTGTCCCACTTTGCCTAGTTGCAAACAACATCCGGGGTGTTCCTGCCTCTTTTCCGATAGCACAACGTGCAGGCGCATCAAGATGTCGGCTGACGACGTGAATCAGTTTATCAAGACAAACCGCCGCGTTGCCAAGCAGGTGGAGACATTCCGGGGGCACTCGGAAAGCGACAAACACTGGGCGGCCCGCAGGGAATTCTTGTTGCGGAATATGAGCGAATTTGAGGGCGAGGGACAGATGGATAGGCTGCTTTCGTTGTCGATCGTGTGGACGAACAATAAATTCCTCGGCTGCCAGTGAGTGCATTTAAGTGTATATGTAGAACTTTCTTGTACACGTAGAAAAGCTCAAAACGGCTAAAAATGGTAGCTAAGGAAATTAGCACATTGTTTACAGTATTTGTAACCGttccattattttttccccctgtgttaGCCCGCATCACTTCCGGGCTCCAGGAATTGTTTCTCCAATTAGCGCATAGGTAGGCGGGAGAATACGATATACTCGCATTTCA
This portion of the Stigmatopora nigra isolate UIUO_SnigA chromosome 19, RoL_Snig_1.1, whole genome shotgun sequence genome encodes:
- the jade2 gene encoding E3 ubiquitin-protein ligase Jade-2 isoform X2, with the protein product MESDTKRRKYSSSSNDSDTTDSQVTSWSRSSKNAGTSITWVRHPHKKHSEVFRTDLITAMKLPDSAQLGVDDFYVLSDPWRQEWEKGVQVPANLEAIPRPVVKSLPESILGTSREDDEDDDRCPPSVQAYSCYDLDDTDVAWLGLANLEFAQMALPELDELSMERVLVELERACEEKMRQAIEAEEGLGIEYDEDVVCDVCRSPEGEDGNEMVFCDKCNVCVHQACYGILKVPQGNWLCRTCALGVQPKCLLCPKRGGALKPTRSGTKWVHVSCALWIPEVSIGCPEKMEPITKVSHIPASRWALSCSLCREHAGTCIQCSTPSCVVAFHVTCAFDHGLEMRTILAENDEVRFKSFCLEHRGDGALRAERPVERAEPAEAPRAPPYSLSERAERDQLERDKVSQRKQKLQELEDQFYRLVDPGEVADAVTLPVAQVDFLYQFWKLKRKANFNQPLVTLKRDEVDNLAQQEQDVLYRRLKLFTHLRQDLERVRNLCYMVTRREKMKHSLCDLQEKIFHLQVCPSPSPWRSPCSTVGWPSRCRSRPTTCSASGPWLRAIGTKATAAAAAATACSRTSSCGARRVC
- the jade2 gene encoding protein Jade-1 isoform X1 → MESDTKRRKYSSSSNDSDTTDSQVTSWSRSSKNAGTSITWVRHPHKKHSEVFRTDLITAMKLPDSAQLGVDDFYVLSDPWRQEWEKGVQVPANLEAIPRPVVKSLPESILGTSREDDEDDDRCPPSVQAYSCYDLDDTDVAWLGLANLEFAQMALPELDELSMERVLVELERACEEKMRQAIEAEEGLGIEYDEDVVCDVCRSPEGEDGNEMVFCDKCNVCVHQACYGILKVPQGNWLCRTCALGVQPKCLLCPKRGGALKPTRSGTKWVHVSCALWIPEVSIGCPEKMEPITKVSHIPASRWALSCSLCREHAGTCIQCSTPSCVVAFHVTCAFDHGLEMRTILAENDEVRFKSFCLEHRGDGALRAERPVERAEPAEAPRAPPYSLSERAERDQLERDKVSQRKQKLQELEDQFYRLVDPGEVADAVTLPVAQVDFLYQFWKLKRKANFNQPLVTLKRDEVDNLAQQEQDVLYRRLKLFTHLRQDLERVRNLCYMVTRREKMKHSLCDLQEKIFHLQVQLLEEDMAGGLSKSFPMEKSLFDSWLAESVQITADDVLGKWALASRHRDQSNGGGGGGDGLLSDQLLRGQESLLNLMMENSMESTWKTPQLGRKSRGGCKARARGHPAACGAAPRRTPASNVPAAEAPWTGAGSRGRRHGAGSRGSPGLFRLHRHRTRSSDLQPPVSKMDSCHISEDGGPWGGHGLTPRAAPSSPRLRASRQGKSRGRSVGGGATSEARDRQLLRGDGYFSDGEQSDLEARPGRARKLCLPPLRSGNEDLLRRSVMAS
- the cdkn2aipnl gene encoding CDKN2AIP N-terminal-like protein, coding for MSADDVNQFIKTNRRVAKQVETFRGHSESDKHWAARREFLLRNMSEFEGEGQMDRLLSLSIVWTNNKFLGCQYSAELMERVNEMADGIEVEDAPVFKTRDEMVKQQRMSFGIA